Proteins encoded within one genomic window of Microtus ochrogaster isolate Prairie Vole_2 linkage group LG4, MicOch1.0, whole genome shotgun sequence:
- the Ovol3 gene encoding putative transcription factor ovo-like protein 3, with protein MPRVFLVRSRRPQAPNWSRLPDQLRGDAYIPDCCSLAVPPAHRSPGLRDTWAASSQGTLTSAPRAPGTLGCPLCPKSFPLQRMLTRHLKCHSPARRHVCHCCGKGFHDAFDLKRHMRTHTGIRPFRCGACGKAFTQRCSLEAHLAKVHGQPASYAYRERREKLHVCEDCGFTSSRPDAYAQHRTLHRTP; from the exons ATGCCCCGGGTCTTCCTTGTGAGGAGCCGCCGTCCACAAGCACCTAACTGGAGCCGTCTGCCTGACCAGCTCCGGGGAGATGCCTATATCCCAG ACTGCTGCAGCCTGGCAGTGCCACCAGCGCACAGATCTCCTGGTCTGAGAGACACTTGGGCAGCG TCCTCACAGGGAACCCTGACCTCTGCTCCCAGGGCCCCGGGGACACTTGGATGCCCACTTTGCCCCAAGTCCTTCCCGCTGCAGCGCATGCTGACTCGGCACCTCAAGTGCCATAGCCCGGCTCGGCGCCACGTGTGTCACTGCTGCGGCAAGGGCTTCCACGATGCCTTCGATCTCAAGCGCCACATGAGGACGCACACGG GAATACGGCCGTTCCGCTGTGGAGCCTGTGGGAAAGCTTTCACTCAGCGCTGCTCCCTTGAAGCTCATCTTGCCAAGGTACACGGGCAGCCGGCCAGCTATGCTTACCGGGAGCGCAGGGAGAAGCTGCACGTGTGTGAAGACTGTGGTTTCACCAGCTCTCGGCCTGATGCTTACGCACAGCATCGCACGCTCCACCGCACACCCTGA
- the Polr2i gene encoding DNA-directed RNA polymerase II subunit RPB9, translating to MEPDGTYEPGFVGIRFCQECNNMLYPKEDKENRILLYACRNCDYQQEADNSCIYVNKITHEVDELTQIIADVSQDPTLPRTEDHPCQKCGHKEAVFFQSHSARAEDAMRLYYVCTAPHCGHRWTE from the exons ATGGAACCGGACGGGACCTACGAGCCGGGCTTCGTGGGTATTCGATTCTGCCAGGAATG tAATAACATGCTGTACCCCAAGGAGGACAAGGAGAACCGCATTCTGCTGTACGCG TGCCGCAATTGCGATTACCAGCAGGAAGCTGACAACAGCTGCATCTACGTCAACAAAATCACGCACGAAGTGGA CGAGCTGACCCAGATCATCGCAGACGTGTCTCAGGACCCCACGCTACCTCGGACGGAGGACCACCCTTGCCAGAA GTGTGGCCACAAGGAGGCAGTGTTCTTCCAGTCACACAGTGCCCGAGCTGAG GACGCCATGCGCCTGTACTACGTATGCACCGCCCCACACTGCGGCCACCGCTGGACTGAATGA